ACAGATGAAGGAGATGGGGGAATATTTTTGACCTTGTGGcagagcaaaaataaatattttcaatattttgtttccctaacaaaaattaatatatatttttggccaaaaagtgcTGGACATGATTTATTTCCCTTCAGGAATCTTGCGAGTAAAAACTTTTCTAGACCTTCCTTCATCTTCCACAGTCTCATCTTTGCCATTGGAAATCTGAGCATAGTGGAAACCTCGTGCTTTGACCGCAGGTGTCTGATaatttctttctgtttattcCATGCGGAAATTGGACAGACCAGGGACAGACACGTACACCTTTCTATATAACTTTGACATAGATTTTAGCGTCGATTTTTGCACAACAATACAATGAATAATTGTGGAATGGTCAACAATTTTGTGCTGCCAGTGCTCAGTAGTTCTAAATGTACCGGGTAGAATATTGGTTTTGGGGGAAATATGTGGGAATAAGGGGAGCAGGACAACTTTTCATAGCCAAGCTTTTAACATTAAAAGACGGCTACTATTTAATgaggaaatataaataaataatagacATTTATCTCCAAAAAACTAACATTACCCTTGTCTAAAGCTAATCCTAACTGATGCTCGTCACGCGCAAGTGGAAGGTGCAGCTTGTCCCCCCCTATCTGAGTGCAGGGTAGTCCCATATTTGATTCTTCTTTCGCTTTGCCCATAGCGTGAATCAGCTTTGATTGAGGCAGAGGGGGaggaagaaagagagtgagagtatGAGTAATTGACAAGCTATGTCTTGGCGCCTCTTccactcactcgctctctcccggAAGTTCATGTGTCGAGGTCATTGGAAATCCAAGAACCGGCGGCCTAAACTCAtcaacgctgctgctgctgctgctgttgccgttgccctaCCCCCACCCAGCTCCTGTTTCTTGTTCCATTCAATTATTCTAAGTCGGTCAATGCCAGGCACGAGTCAAGCCAACATTTTGATATATGAATTGCTttattgttgtattttgttttgggtctGGCCCTGCCTTGAAAGCGATTTAACCAACCGCATGAGGTAATCACACATACAGAGACACTTCCTCCTCATGGGTTCATGTTTCCTGGCAGTGGATTTGTTCGGGGGAGATTTGCTATCGTTGTCTCCTTCTTGTCAGGTTCTTGCGATGACTCATGCGAGAGGGTCGGGTCCGACGATCGGCTCGGCTCGGGGTCGTTGCCTCTGCCAAAACCAATTGCAGTAAATCTGTCAAttggctgcacacacacatatgtacacacaaccacacaccaTGTGGGGTGGGGGACCGCGCAGAGTCGAGTGAAACATTGTTCcaacataaattatggcaaGCACACAAATGCGGAAAAGATTTGGCTGCAGCGGAAAGGAGAAGGCAAAGAGGAGGGTGTGCAGAGCTCAAGTTATGGACAGAGAGAAGCAGGAAGGGCAGTTGGTGATAGGCAACTGAAGAAGGTGGAGGAGACAGAGAATGATTAGAGATGGAAACAGAGCCCTATAATATTTGCagattttcacatttaaatgaaGTTAAAAAGGTACCACCAAAAGTCATAGGTGTGACCCGAAATTGTGTCTAAAAATGTCAATCAACAGCTGCCCATTCGCGAGATTATTTTCCTGAATATTTACATggaaaaatacatttgtacattcaCACACATTTCTGTGTGTATATTCCGCTTACTTTCTGCTCAACTAATTGACGGGCTGGACAGTGTTGAAAATTAGTTTCTTTCCTCTGTTCTTTTTCATTCCGAAAACCGAGAATGAGCTCAGCTCATGGCTCCATGGCTGATGACTACATTTGACCAGCCATGGGACCCACCAGAACTTAATGAATTTTATTCTTTGCCTTTCATGAAAGTTATTTGAatgttgcaaattgtttttttttcgcaatAGCCAGGCCAGCAATTTATATTCCATATGGCAAAGGAATTCTGGGAATGCCAGCAATAAAAATTCTTTGATTTCAAAGCATGGGGAGTACAATTGTTTGACTTGAATGCACGGGGGAGTAGTTCTCTAGAcacaattaattatattataagagaaataaattcaaataaaaaatgcaatatttGTAATGGTTCTTTATCGCGAGTTCCCATAAGCAGATTAACAAATGGGGGACTACAAATGGTTGACTGTTCAATTTGTAAACCAGTTCCATTCGATTTGTGTTACAATTGTTGATTGTGATACAATTTCAATCACAGAAAATGTATCTGGTACATACACAAGTGTACTTCTTGTATTTCCCCTCTTTTTATGCAGAGAAACCGATCCACAGTGTGGCGGCTGGGCCTGCACTTGGCTGCCACATTGTGTGTTGTGCCCACGCCAAAGACTTTTCTTTTCCTTAGACAGGGACTGAAACCAGTTCGGACCACACCACTTTACATTATTGTCCAGAGCTCCAGAGAGGGGGACACATGACGTAAGGCAGGGCCAGACGCCCTTGGGCCCACCGCAACTGCATTCAATCAGAGTCCCTCTAATAAACGCAAAACCCATGGACGAATTGTCTGCGAATCACTGCCAGAGACAGTCGgagaaataaattcaaaatgaaGACTTCCCGGGGAAGAAGTTGTCAAGTGCAGAGAGGGGCCAGCAGTTGTGTcttgtacattttacattatttCAAGCTGTTGCTAAGTCGACAAAGTGAACATGAACAGACATGTCGAAAGCAGTGGCGGGCAGAAAGGGGGGTCAAAAGTGTACAACTAATTTACTGAAATGTACCATTGAAGATCTTCGATTTGTAGAGCTTTGGAgcttcatttatatttttaacaatCTCTAAACTAAATCGAAGTTCCCCTCTTGTACAACTTGCACCCTACACCactgtaaatatttaactttACGGAACATATGGAACTGCATTACTCATACGACGCATTGTCAgacttctctcctctcttgaTCCCTTCACTCTTTCGAGGGCTATTTTTAATACCCCAAGCCACATAATTCAATGTAATTTTTGCCTGCCGCCTACCCGCTACCCGCTGCCCCttccccagccacagcccttGCCTTTCGAACATTTTCCAGTTGCATTTCTGTCGGAAGAAAGAACTGCCTGCAGGGAGTGGAGTGCCATGGGTGGACTGCCTTCTCGTCACACGCAAAATGCGCAATCCGCCCAGAAATATCCGATATGCACACATGTATCTGAGTAGCTCTGTCTCTCAGTATCTGCAGATACACATGTTTTCCTTCAGTCTCtcctccgctctctctcccttgtcGCATCTTTTATTGctaatgtttttttgttgcattttctcAATAAAACTCGCCAAAAATCCCCCAAATGTTTCCGCCTTGCTTTTTTCTAGTTTAATCAAACGTTTTAGCATCGCAAATGCAAAGCGGCACACAGAAAAATGAATCATCAGCTTCATAAGCTTTTGctatggcaaacaaattagtCACCAGCCAAATGAGGGAAcccataaaacaaaagagttTGTCAGTGAAGCAAAGtctaataaaataaaacagtaACAAATTAGTGTTGCAATTTTAACAAGTGATGAAAGCGGTTGGTTATGAGTGACAAAAGTTATAAAAAATTTAATgatgtgtgcaaaaaaataggGAAGAAGTTTATGTATTGGAAAATTGTGGACAGATTATGGAGAGCTGTTGGACACTGGTGATGAAAGCTGGTAGAAATTATAGCAAATATTATACAATCAGAACTATAAGCAGCTAGAAAGTAGAAGACTGACTCGTAGACTGAAACTGGTCTGTCGTTGAACCACAATTTCAGTTCACCTTCTATTTTGTTCCCAGTGCATGACAATTGAGTCAACTTTTGAACGCTTTAAAACGaatttaaacttaattaaagcGACCTTTTGTGTCACGcacgtgttgttgttgtgtgtggggtggtgtggtgtggtgtgcggTTGCCCTCCCACACAATTGAGCCACCGCCCAACCACACCCCACCAGCATCAAGCAACCACAGAGAAAAGCGAAGCGCAAAAAGCATTCAATTCCATGGCTAATTTCATTGatgaatttttattaaataaattattataatgAGGCTTAGCCGCTATGCGAGGAGAGTCCAGCAATtccagcaacattttgcaagcaaacagagagagagagagagagaaataacggcaacaaaaataattcgAGTGGCAAAACTGTTTCTTGAGAACAGGGCGCGTcacacaaagagacagagtaagagagggacagagaaggagagggacagagaaggagagagcgatACGGAGACACCGAGGCGCGTGTTGGCACTTTAGCGGTTGTCCAAAATGAACCTGAAACTAGCCCTAGCCGCGGGGTGGGCCGGGAGGGGAGACTGCCTCAGAACTTGTTCAAACAACAACTAACGCTGCTGCGACTCTGTCGTTTGCTTCTGGGTTctaaaaatagtttcaaaatgcaaaccaaaGTCGCCGTTTGCTCTCCGTCCACAAATAACTTTTCGGTGGGTTTTTGGTCTTCAACTCAATTGATTACGAACCAAAAGTCTATGGCATTAtcgtgtaaatatttgaacaagCCAATGCTACAGCACATTACGAGCGATAAGACCTCAGCATAATGTGGAAAGGGCAGCGGGTAGCCCACATTTGAACATAGAAAGCGAAAAGTTTTGTGAATGAATCTGAAATTTTTGAAATGTAAGGGAAAAAGTCAAGCGGGCGATAAGATAAGGTGGAAAATGTGTGTCTTGGGTCGAGGAGATTTTCTCATTGAGAAACTTTTTTACTACAAGTGGAAAGCGATTGAAAATTTGTGCGGTAAATAGAATTGTAATGGGagggaatatttatttacgcGCATAAATttctaaaatataaattagtCGTCGGCTGGCAAGGAGTTTAGAGACAATTGATTGACACGTTCAGCTTTTATCTTCTCGTAAATCCAGTAAATAAATCCCccaaatttaatgcaaatggTTGACTCACCTTTCAGTCTCGGACTCTGcatttggttgctgctgtagctgttggatttgctgctgtgttgttgctgatgtcgatgtggtggtggctcctcccgcggctgctgctcctgccgctgtggctgcgcctgctgctgccgccgctgctgctcccgttgTCGATTGGTCATCGGTCGTCAAGGGCAGCACCACGACAGACGATGGTGCGGCCTCCACGGCAACGACGACATTTGGATTCGTTAGATTTaaattactattattattggCACTAACACTCGCGATATTTGTTGTGGGTATCTGTTGCtgatcctcctgctgctgctgctgctgctgctggacaatcAATTGCTGTGCGTCGACTATGGTCGCCGGTGcactttgcagctgcaacgtgGGAATcactgctgtggcggctgctgcaacgGCCGCGGCACCCACCGTGGCTGCCACAACTGAGGCTGGCTGCTCATAGCTGTGTGTCATGTGTGATAACAGTGGCAAGGTCACagccgctcctgctgccgctgttgtggAAGTGTTTGAAGTCTGTTGTGGGGCAACTGTTGGTGCaactcccgctgctgctgctgctgcacctgcaacGGTGGCTGTTGGGGCTTGTTGCTGTGGAGTTCCTGCCGCTGGGGCCTGCGTgtactgctgactgctgctggctatCCCATCGATTTGGGACGTGGCCTGCGCCTGcccagcggctgctgccactgcggcaAATGTGGGCGTGATCTGCGGCGTCTGTGGCGCCGGCgacagtggctgctgcagctgtgtctCGCTCGCTGCCACAGCAATCGTTGCTGCCtgcgcgctgctgctgttgttgttgttgcctgccgCCGCAGCATCGCCGCCATTCGGCTGGTAGCTCTGGTAGCTGCCACCCGGCGGTGGCACATCCATGGCCTCCTCCCGCTGCTTGAGCTGTTGCagcgtctgctgcagctgcatggccGCCGCTTGGGCATAGTCCATCTGCGACTCGACCGGGGGATTCGGGGAGCTGGCATTGGCGTTGACGCTATCAaagagttgctgctgctgctgctgttgctgctgcgcctccATGTGCAGCTGGTGCATGCCGTGCACCACGGTGGCAGGAGCTGTCATTACGCCACTGGGCGTGGCACTAATTTGGgactgctgatgctgcgactgctggtgctggtgctgctgctgcgagtgctgctggtggtgttgctgctgctgctgttgctgctgctccgcggCATAGTTCCAGTTGGCATCCGTTGCATTGGCCTCCAAGTGATTCTCCAGGAGTGCATGTGTGGGCGGGAGTATCATGCTCTGGGTTGTCTTTTGTGCCGCATCCGCACCGCCTGCTGCGGCACctgcgccaccgccaccgccgcctgctgcaccATCGCCGCCGGCAACGAGCGCCTCGGAAGAAGAAGAGCCAGTCTTTTCGTTATTATTACCACCCCCACCACccgcaccgccaccgcctccgccgtTGCCCACACTCGAATGGTCCAAATAGTCCATGCACATCCAGCGTCCGCGCTTGAACGGCTCCGTGGACTCGATCTTGACCACCTTGAAGCGCTCGCTGCGATGCTGCGTCGtctccttgctgctgttgtcgccgccctccttcttcttgctgCCACCGGGCGTCACCGCCGAGTGGCTCACCACGTTGATGATATTGTTGTCCGTGGACACATTCACCTGCACGTTCTGGATGGTCTGGCCGAGTGCAGCGGGGCCAATGGGATCCACGACGACGAGGCCGTACTGCGAGCTGGTCGGTATCACCGGCGCATTGGTGCTCAGTGCATTGTTGGCATAGAAGACCTCCTCCTTGGAGAACGTGTCCTCCGACATCGAGGGCGTTTCGTTCTCCAAATCCGTTATCCGACTGTTGTCATCCGTGTGAGATTCGTCCAGATCGTCGGCCGACTCATCGCCAGTGTCGCCGGCAGCGTTCAGCTTTGGATGTCCCACCGTCACCGAGGTGATCTCGAATGAGGAAGTCGTCTTTGGTTTGcgtgtggttgtggtggtcAGCACGGCGGCGATGCCAGTGGAGGGTGCTGAGGAGCCCCCGCCGCCAGCTGCCACTCCTGCAACGGTTAGGGAGTGTCCTTGACTGTGGCTAGTGTGGGGCTGCGACgactgctgatgatgatgctggtgcgagtgatggtgatgatgatggtggtgatgcggctgatggtgatgctgtccagctgcagcagctaccgtgccagctccacctccaccgcctgttcctgcagctgctcctgctcctgctccggctcctcctgccgctgccattgagCGTGCCCCATTATTATTGGGCGAACTGGCCTTGCCACcggcaccgccaccgccaccaccgctgctgctgctcgcctgcgactgttgctgctgctgcgtgttgctgctgctgccgctgccgccactgctgctgctcgtcttgGGTGCCACCGACGTCGacgtcgatgtcgatgtcgtaGTGGACGAAGCCAAGCTCGAGTTGCTGCCTGCGCGCGATGATGCCACTGTTCCTCCACCTGCACCACGGTTCAGCGCATTCAAACGCAAACTCTCGCTGGTGGTGCGCTGCAGCGCGGCAACTGCCGCcgaattgttgctgttgcaacaatTGCGCTCTGGCAGCGCATTTATGTTGGGTGGATAGCACACGGAAAAGTGATGATTGCTGGACAACGAATTGACCTTCGTGAGCTTGCGCATGCTGGTACCGCCAGTGCCCACTGTCACTCCCCTTGCGCTGGACATCAGCGAGTTGCGGCGCCCTGCATGCGGATTATTTCCGCCGCCAGTGTTGCCGGTGCCCGGCTTGAATTTGGCATTCACCGTGCGATCGAACATGTTGCTGCCGGTTGTGAGTGTTGCGGTTGCAGttgcgactgttgctgctgtggattgctgctgctgctgctgctgttgtcggcGTATCCCAGCCGTCGAGGGTAGCGCTTCCTGGGAGTTGTTCTCCGGTGATGAGGCCTGAGAGTTAGTGggcgattgattgattgatgtttGGCCAGCagtatttgctgttgttgttgttgctgttgtgctgctTGCGGTTGCCGCTGTGGTTGAATGATTGACtgagtgctgctgttgtttctgttgttgacCGGAATCTTCGCTGGCCGCACTTTGATTCTCGGCCATAATCGAATTGGATTTCAGCGTCCGCAAAGTTTTTAGCAAATAATCCAGGATTGCTAGCGATTCTTGGATTATTTGGTGCCACgaaagaaatttatttattaattataccTAGTGgaaaaattagtttttccttttaattgttttgtcaGTAGCACGCTCGGAAATTGTGCTCTAATTATTATTACAATTTgaattattgtttgttttggtttgctgtCAGTTTGAAGAGTTCTCCCGCCAAATTGTTGCCAGCTTCTTCGTGTGTGCTTCGACGATTACGATGCATCATAGCGCGCTCTTAACGGTTGCGCTTTCAGGTGCAACCCAGTGTCAACTGATCCCGAACCGAAACGAACCGCCCACGTACAGGGAC
The sequence above is a segment of the Drosophila subobscura isolate 14011-0131.10 chromosome U, UCBerk_Dsub_1.0, whole genome shotgun sequence genome. Coding sequences within it:
- the LOC117901778 gene encoding protein bunched, class 2/F/G isoform-like isoform X1, with product MAENQSAASEDSGQQQKQQQHSVNHSTTAATASSTTATTTTANTAGQTSINQSPTNSQASSPENNSQEALPSTAGIRRQQQQQQQQSTAATVATATATLTTGSNMFDRTVNAKFKPGTGNTGGGNNPHAGRRNSLMSSARGVTVGTGGTSMRKLTKVNSLSSNHHFSVCYPPNINALPERNCCNSNNSAAVAALQRTTSESLRLNALNRGAGGGTVASSRAGSNSSLASSTTTSTSTSTSVAPKTSSSSGGSGSSSNTQQQQQSQASSSSGGGGGGAGGKASSPNNNGARSMAAAGGAGAGAGAAAGTGGGGGAGTVAAAAGQHHHQPHHHHHHHHHSHQHHHQQSSQPHTSHSQGHSLTVAGVAAGGGGSSAPSTGIAAVLTTTTTRKPKTTSSFEITSVTVGHPKLNAAGDTGDESADDLDESHTDDNSRITDLENETPSMSEDTFSKEEVFYANNALSTNAPVIPTSSQYGLVVVDPIGPAALGQTIQNVQVNVSTDNNIINVVSHSAVTPGGSKKKEGGDNSSKETTQHRSERFKVVKIESTEPFKRGRWMCMDYLDHSSVGNGGGGGGAGGGGGNNNEKTGSSSSEALVAGGDGAAGGGGGGAGAAAGGADAAQKTTQSMILPPTHALLENHLEANATDANWNYAAEQQQQQQQQHHQQHSQQQHQHQQSQHQQSQISATPSGVMTAPATVVHGMHQLHMEAQQQQQQQQQLFDSVNANASSPNPPVESQMDYAQAAAMQLQQTLQQLKQREEAMDVPPPGGSYQSYQPNGGDAAAAGNNNNSSSAQAATIAVAASETQLQQPLSPAPQTPQITPTFAAVAAAAGQAQATSQIDGIASSSQQYTQAPAAGTPQQQAPTATVAGAAAAAAGVAPTVAPQQTSNTSTTAAAGAAVTLPLLSHMTHSYEQPASVVAATVGAAAVAAAATAVIPTLQLQSAPATIVDAQQLIVQQQQQQQQEDQQQIPTTNIASVSANNNSNLNLTNPNVVVAVEAAPSSVVVLPLTTDDQSTTGAAAAAAAGAATAAGAAAAGGATTTSTSATTQQQIQQLQQQPNAESETER
- the LOC117901778 gene encoding protein bunched, class 2/F/G isoform-like isoform X2, with the protein product MAENQSAASEDSGQQQKQQQHSVNHSTTAATASSTTATTTTANTAGQTSINQSPTNSQASSPENNSQEALPSTAGIRRQQQQQQQQSTAATVATATATLTTGSNMFDRTVNAKFKPGTGNTGGGNNPHAGRRNSLMSSARGVTVGTGGTSMRKLTKVNSLSSNHHFSVCYPPNINALPERNCCNSNNSAAVAALQRTTSESLRLNALNRGAGGGTVASSRAGSNSSLASSTTTSTSTSTSVAPKTSSSSGGSGSSSNTQQQQQSQASSSSGGGGGGAGGKASSPNNNGARSMAAAGGAGAGAGAAAGTGGGGGAGTVAAAAGQHHHQPHHHHHHHHHSHQHHHQQSSQPHTSHSQGHSLTVAGVAAGGGGSSAPSTGIAAVLTTTTTRKPKTTSSFEITSVTVGHPKLNAAGDTGDESADDLDESHTDDNSRITDLENETPSMSEDTFSKEEVFYANNALSTNAPVIPTSSQYGLVVVDPIGPAALGQTIQNVQVNVSTDNNIINVVSHSAVTPGGSKKKEGGDNSSKETTQHRSERFKVVKIESTEPFKRGRWMCMDYLDHSSVGNGGGGGGAGGGGGNNNEKTGSSSSEALVAGGDGAAGGAAAAAAGGSATDTHNKYREC